A genomic segment from Polyangium mundeleinium encodes:
- a CDS encoding LamG domain-containing protein → MSLAPRFLLSLLLGVPLLGCAAPLPPPKAPDATPSQGASPTTLEIAGEEPLPPPPSSTKQIAAADCSASPAPPGLAAWYRFEELDGPVLDSSGRGHHGAATSSGLVRGAPGRVGRGLSFSGGHVRVPASPCLDFTTAATIERWVRIAPEGAGNVLSTVSRGTGNRDDNVLMNASCGNMQLIFSRKDLQDSTNVTSDCGVIPAGQWTHIAYVNDGHMLVLYVNGIPTTKGKGGFLGPIPSDLYIGRREQGVFPFAGTMDEILWWREARTQAQICGDAGGRWSDGRCLLRP, encoded by the coding sequence GCGCTTCCTTCTGTCCCTGCTCCTCGGCGTCCCGCTCCTCGGATGCGCCGCGCCTCTCCCCCCGCCGAAGGCGCCCGATGCCACCCCCTCGCAAGGTGCCTCCCCGACGACGCTCGAAATCGCCGGGGAGGAGCCGCTTCCGCCTCCACCTTCGAGCACCAAGCAAATCGCCGCGGCCGATTGCAGCGCCTCCCCTGCGCCGCCTGGCCTCGCCGCCTGGTATCGTTTCGAGGAGCTCGACGGACCCGTGCTCGACAGCTCCGGCCGTGGCCATCACGGCGCCGCCACGAGTTCGGGCCTTGTTCGCGGGGCGCCCGGGCGCGTGGGGCGAGGGCTCTCGTTTTCCGGTGGCCATGTCCGCGTCCCGGCGTCCCCGTGCCTCGACTTCACGACGGCCGCGACCATCGAACGATGGGTTCGCATCGCTCCCGAGGGCGCCGGGAACGTGCTCTCGACAGTGAGCCGCGGGACCGGCAACAGGGACGACAACGTCCTCATGAACGCGAGCTGCGGCAACATGCAGCTCATCTTTTCGCGCAAGGACCTACAGGATTCCACGAATGTGACCAGCGATTGCGGCGTGATCCCCGCGGGCCAGTGGACCCACATCGCCTACGTGAACGACGGCCACATGCTCGTGCTCTACGTGAACGGCATCCCCACCACGAAGGGCAAAGGCGGCTTCCTCGGCCCCATCCCCTCCGACCTCTACATCGGCCGCCGCGAGCAGGGCGTCTTCCCCTTCGCCGGCACGATGGACGAGATCCTGTGGTGGCGCGAAGCGCGCACGCAGGCGCAGATCTGCGGCGATGCGGGCGGGCGCTGGTCGGACGGCCGTTGCCTGCTCCGTCCTTGA